From one Peptoniphilaceae bacterium AMB_02 genomic stretch:
- a CDS encoding helix-turn-helix domain-containing protein, whose protein sequence is MDYLSAKEVAEKWNISRRRVQLLCEEGRIEGAFKLSDVWVIPKDAEKPADRRKTKKKPDNSGIDKIGSEG, encoded by the coding sequence ATGGATTATTTATCAGCCAAGGAAGTAGCTGAGAAGTGGAATATATCAAGACGGAGAGTTCAACTACTTTGTGAGGAAGGCAGGATTGAAGGAGCATTTAAGCTTAGTGATGTCTGGGTTATCCCTAAGGACGCAGAGAAACCTGCAGACAGGCGAAAGACTAAGAAAAAGCCAGATAATAGTGGGATAGATAAAATAGGGTCGGAGGGTTGA
- a CDS encoding zinc ribbon domain-containing protein: MKVQEELTRRANINEGSNKKRIYSSKYALSSLIKCGKCGEIYRRVVYTNRGVKVPVWRCLTRIEEGPHTCDAETLSEELIQEKVLEAINKIIDGKEQIKRIIKSNIEKALIKKSGNEIIKLDQKMLDIQKEVLKKANAKEDYTDLALRLEELRGEKSEIMLKEAENENLKERLKEMKEFLEEKEIRIDRFDDVLVRKLIESIEINGDTILVEFKSGIKIEVK, translated from the coding sequence ATGAAAGTCCAAGAAGAATTAACTAGAAGGGCAAATATTAATGAAGGTAGTAATAAGAAAAGAATTTATAGCAGCAAGTATGCACTATCAAGTCTAATAAAATGCGGGAAATGTGGAGAAATTTATAGACGTGTAGTGTATACAAATAGGGGAGTAAAAGTACCAGTCTGGAGATGCTTAACAAGAATAGAAGAAGGACCTCATACATGTGATGCAGAAACTTTATCTGAAGAATTAATTCAAGAAAAAGTGCTAGAAGCAATTAATAAAATAATTGATGGAAAAGAACAGATAAAGAGAATTATAAAAAGTAATATTGAAAAAGCCTTAATAAAAAAATCAGGTAATGAGATAATAAAGCTTGATCAAAAGATGCTAGACATTCAAAAGGAAGTATTGAAAAAAGCAAATGCAAAGGAAGATTATACAGATTTAGCATTAAGGTTAGAAGAATTAAGAGGCGAAAAAAGTGAAATAATGCTTAAAGAGGCAGAAAATGAAAACTTAAAAGAAAGACTAAAAGAGATGAAAGAATTTCTTGAAGAAAAAGAAATTAGGATTGATAGGTTTGATGATGTTCTAGTAAGAAAACTAATCGAAAGTATTGAGATAAATGGAGATACAATCCTAGTTGAATTTAAGTCAGGGATAAAAATTGAAGTTAAATAG
- a CDS encoding site-specific DNA-methyltransferase, whose amino-acid sequence MIETNLKGNTPDIAEENIQKLRQIFPDVFTEDKVDFEKLQQVLGDYVEDSTERYNFTWNGKGRALRLSQTPSLGTLRPCKEESKDWDTTQNLYIEGDNLEVLKLLQKSYHSKVKMIYIDPPYNTGKDFVYKDDFHDSLENYKRITGQVDSEGNRLSTNTEASGRYHTDWLNMMYPRLRLARNLLTDDGVIFISINDNEVDNLKKICNEVFGEDNFVSAFIRKGSGGRQDSKYYAIVHEYILCYAKQSSLYISGKELKEDDNYPFYDEVKKLNYRTQLLRKWGENSKRTDRPNLFYPIPDPDGKDNFPMLPSGEEGCWRWGKEKMFEEIKNGRVEFKSKDEDWVAYEKIFEPTSDNPNTKLFTTIIDDIGSSSGAGLIKQIFNDKVFDYPKPVNLIKRIINFVNTEDGDIILDFFSGSSTTAHATMQLNAEDGSNRKFIMVQLPEPTDEKDEAYKAGYMNICEIGKERIRRAGEKIKEEKGLEAQDLDIGFKVLKLDTSNIRKWQPDYDDLEQSLLDYLDNYVEGRTELDVVYEIMLKYGLDLTYPVYEFTIAQKKVYSIGFGMLMICLDDEITTEVARGILAKSKELSPESSRVVFKDNGFKSDSNKTNIKEILKAGGIEEFITI is encoded by the coding sequence ATGATTGAAACAAATCTTAAAGGCAATACCCCTGACATAGCAGAGGAGAACATTCAGAAGTTAAGACAAATATTTCCCGACGTATTTACGGAGGACAAGGTTGACTTTGAAAAACTACAGCAGGTACTAGGTGACTATGTGGAAGATAGCACCGAACGCTACAACTTTACTTGGAATGGCAAAGGACGAGCCTTACGTTTATCTCAAACACCTTCCCTAGGAACATTAAGACCTTGTAAAGAGGAAAGCAAGGATTGGGATACAACTCAAAACCTTTATATAGAGGGGGATAATCTAGAAGTACTAAAGCTTTTACAAAAGAGCTACCATAGCAAGGTTAAGATGATATATATTGACCCGCCCTACAACACTGGAAAAGACTTTGTTTACAAGGATGATTTTCATGATAGCCTTGAGAACTACAAGAGAATTACAGGACAGGTCGACAGTGAAGGCAATAGACTAAGTACAAATACAGAAGCAAGTGGTCGTTATCATACTGACTGGCTAAATATGATGTATCCAAGATTAAGACTTGCAAGAAACCTACTAACTGATGATGGCGTTATTTTTATTAGTATTAATGATAATGAAGTTGATAACCTAAAGAAGATTTGTAATGAGGTGTTTGGAGAAGATAACTTTGTATCTGCCTTTATTAGAAAAGGTAGTGGTGGTAGACAAGACAGCAAATATTATGCAATAGTTCACGAATATATTCTATGTTATGCAAAGCAGAGTTCGCTTTATATATCAGGAAAAGAGTTGAAAGAGGATGATAATTATCCATTTTACGACGAGGTTAAGAAGTTAAATTACAGAACACAACTATTACGAAAGTGGGGAGAAAATAGTAAACGCACTGATAGACCTAATTTATTTTATCCTATTCCAGACCCGGATGGTAAAGATAATTTTCCAATGCTTCCTTCAGGAGAGGAAGGTTGCTGGCGTTGGGGTAAAGAAAAGATGTTTGAGGAAATTAAAAATGGAAGAGTTGAGTTTAAAAGTAAGGATGAAGATTGGGTTGCATACGAAAAAATCTTTGAACCAACCTCCGATAATCCAAATACAAAGCTATTTACCACCATTATTGATGATATAGGTTCCTCATCCGGTGCGGGACTAATAAAACAAATATTTAATGATAAGGTATTTGATTATCCAAAACCAGTTAATTTAATTAAAAGAATTATTAATTTTGTAAATACAGAAGATGGTGATATAATCCTCGATTTCTTCTCCGGCTCCTCCACCACCGCCCACGCTACAATGCAGCTTAATGCTGAAGACGGTAGCAATCGTAAGTTTATTATGGTTCAACTTCCCGAGCCAACAGATGAAAAAGATGAAGCTTATAAAGCTGGCTATATGAATATCTGTGAGATTGGTAAGGAGCGTATTCGTCGTGCAGGTGAAAAAATCAAGGAAGAAAAGGGACTAGAAGCACAAGATCTTGATATAGGCTTTAAGGTCTTGAAGCTTGACACCTCAAATATCCGCAAGTGGCAACCAGACTATGATGATTTGGAACAATCTTTATTGGATTATTTAGATAACTATGTGGAAGGTAGAACAGAACTAGATGTAGTCTATGAGATAATGCTTAAATACGGTCTTGACTTAACATATCCTGTTTATGAGTTTACTATTGCTCAGAAGAAGGTTTATTCTATCGGCTTTGGTATGCTTATGATTTGTCTTGATGACGAGATTACAACAGAAGTTGCTAGGGGGATTTTAGCAAAATCAAAGGAACTATCACCTGAGAGCAGCAGAGTTGTATTTAAGGACAATGGATTTAAGTCAGACAGTAACAAGACCAATATCAAGGAGATACTTAAAGCTGGCGGAATTGAAGAATTTATCACAATATAG
- a CDS encoding GNAT family N-acetyltransferase yields the protein MNEYRIVKLTEKPEIKEKAAKWFHEKWGVPLEAYLDSMEAALNEDPIQEWYLCLDGEKIIAGAGVIENDFHDRKDLTPNVCAVYTEEQYRGKGIAGKLLDFVVADNKEKRISPIYLLTDHTNFYERYGWEYLCMAQGDGESDMSRIYIHK from the coding sequence ATGAACGAATACAGAATTGTGAAATTAACAGAAAAGCCTGAAATAAAGGAGAAAGCGGCAAAATGGTTCCATGAGAAATGGGGTGTGCCGCTTGAAGCGTATCTTGACAGCATGGAAGCAGCATTAAACGAAGATCCTATCCAGGAGTGGTACTTATGTTTGGATGGAGAAAAAATCATTGCTGGAGCGGGAGTCATCGAGAATGATTTCCATGATAGAAAAGACTTAACTCCAAATGTCTGTGCAGTTTATACCGAGGAACAATATAGAGGCAAAGGAATAGCGGGAAAGCTTCTCGACTTTGTAGTCGCTGATAATAAAGAAAAAAGGATTTCTCCAATTTATCTGTTGACAGACCATACGAATTTTTATGAAAGATACGGCTGGGAATATCTGTGCATGGCTCAAGGAGATGGGGAATCGGATATGAGCAGAATTTACATTCATAAATAA
- a CDS encoding DUF6440 family protein produces the protein MFGNKREEEKRFIKKSDDHVGLVTLYTVVDVKTGVNYLITLGPNGVSTTPMYDGAGDFFVDEEY, from the coding sequence ATGTTTGGAAATAAAAGAGAAGAAGAAAAAAGATTTATAAAAAAGTCAGACGACCATGTAGGATTGGTTACACTATACACTGTTGTAGACGTTAAAACAGGTGTTAATTATTTAATTACATTAGGACCGAATGGAGTATCGACGACTCCTATGTATGATGGAGCAGGAGATTTTTTTGTAGACGAGGAGTATTAA
- a CDS encoding DUF4391 domain-containing protein, protein MDTYNFLKIPDSCFIDNTIYKKLFYENADLSTSDKSLFTDTISKITWINCLKPETINIPAYKDEVRDYPEIEVIEVLVHKDYKLKRIAEIIMRTIPYPMLLIFKLEDKRKLYVAHQRINQSDSSKNTIEEFIATDWLESDSALFAKLDIKQMRFTNFYTLYSDIIDTISIYNLSAIMPTDDNITGAEARELSAQIENIEQEITSLRTRLKKESQFNRRMELNIEIKKLEQNKNKLLGGDTI, encoded by the coding sequence ATGGATACTTACAATTTTTTAAAGATCCCTGACAGTTGCTTTATCGACAATACTATTTATAAAAAGCTATTCTACGAAAATGCTGATTTGTCTACTAGCGATAAGTCATTATTTACAGATACTATAAGCAAGATAACTTGGATCAACTGCCTTAAACCTGAAACTATAAATATACCAGCCTATAAGGATGAAGTGCGAGACTATCCTGAGATTGAGGTTATAGAAGTTCTTGTGCATAAAGATTACAAGCTTAAAAGAATAGCTGAAATTATTATGAGAACTATACCCTACCCTATGCTGCTGATTTTTAAGCTGGAAGACAAAAGAAAGCTTTATGTAGCTCACCAGAGGATTAACCAAAGTGATAGTAGTAAGAATACCATTGAAGAGTTTATAGCCACTGACTGGCTAGAGAGTGATAGTGCTTTATTCGCTAAGCTTGATATAAAGCAAATGAGGTTTACAAACTTCTATACGCTTTATAGCGATATTATTGATACTATCAGTATTTATAACCTATCAGCTATTATGCCGACGGATGACAATATAACAGGTGCTGAGGCAAGAGAGCTTTCAGCTCAAATAGAAAATATAGAACAAGAGATTACAAGCTTACGAACTAGGCTGAAAAAAGAAAGTCAGTTTAATCGTAGGATGGAGCTGAACATAGAAATAAAGAAATTGGAGCAGAACAAAAATAAATTACTTGGAGGAGATACGATATGA
- a CDS encoding helicase-related protein has protein sequence MKPPKVLDNKKHRIVDELKEELNKGSKLSVISAYFTIYAYAELKKELSKIENMRFIFTEPTFVHKDQELIREYYIERNPEKKMSGNEFEIKLRNEMKQAAIAKECAQWLEKKAEIKSLRQANPAQPRLVYIENPEDNVSINGTVDFTSAGLGITSSNRLDSNMCLYGKDYTISFLQAFNELWENDTAVQDVKDKVLEQMRILYKENNPEFIYFVTLYNIFNNYLDELTEDNIVKSRTGFKETLVWNKLYKFQKDGVMGAIDKIEKYNGCIIADSVGLGKTFTALAVIKYYELRNDRVLVIAPKKLRENWTVYTMNDKRNIFSGDRFNYDVLNHTDLSRISGYSGEINIATLNWSNYDLVVIDESHNFRNNPPVKGRITRYERFMNDIIKAGVKTKVLMLSATPVNNKMNDIKNQIAFITEGRNDAFASVGLDNLELILRKAQAVFNRWSELPDPERTTETFVNMMDLDYFKLLDTVTIARSRKHIEKYYNLEEIGKFPTRLTPENRYPIIDTKGEFPPIEEINRLIKKLTLCVYSPLGYVLPEKRAAYERKYDMTVGTNNSVFRQTDREQSLVGLMRVGILKRMESSINSFALTVENILYKIDKTLEAIEQSRLDYDAEMDISDIDIDDPEYDNLMFGNNVKVLLQDMDLIKWQQDLLADKYKLETILLEAMNVTPDRDAKLVELKNIIKNKINSPINPDNKKVIVFTAFADTAKYLYKHLSEEFATEGIYSAIVTGSGDNHSTLPIPKELRRTIKMTDINTVLTLFSPISKECSKVYPEVNEHIDILIATDCISEGQNLQDCDYLVNYDIHWNPVRIIQRFGRIDRIGSQNNYIKLVNFWPTKDLDEYINLQQRVKGRMVLLDVSATGEENVIENNPSKEMKDLEYRKKQLKKLQNEVVDLEDISGAISITDLTFNDFKIELMEYMKTKRKTLDEAPNGMYAVAKIDESISDVVKPGVIFTLRQVMGKDQTKEQNPLFPYYMVYITDDGEVQLSFLHAKKILDYYKKLCSGKDQVLKELVEEFNKETNDGRNMKHYSDLLEASIENLIGKKQDIGVASLFSKGGTTMQRSLFDGIEDFELITFLVLKA, from the coding sequence ATGAAGCCACCTAAGGTTTTGGATAATAAGAAACATAGGATTGTAGATGAGTTAAAAGAGGAACTAAATAAGGGTTCAAAGCTATCTGTTATATCCGCTTACTTTACAATTTATGCCTATGCAGAACTTAAAAAGGAACTTAGCAAGATAGAGAATATGAGGTTCATATTTACAGAGCCTACCTTTGTACATAAGGACCAAGAGCTTATTCGGGAGTATTACATAGAGCGTAATCCCGAAAAGAAAATGTCAGGAAATGAATTTGAAATAAAACTTAGAAATGAAATGAAGCAGGCGGCCATAGCCAAAGAATGTGCCCAGTGGCTAGAAAAGAAAGCAGAAATCAAGTCTTTAAGGCAAGCGAATCCAGCTCAACCAAGGCTGGTTTACATAGAGAACCCTGAAGATAATGTCTCAATAAATGGAACAGTAGACTTTACTTCTGCTGGACTGGGTATCACTTCTTCCAACAGATTAGACAGCAATATGTGTTTATATGGCAAGGACTATACTATTAGTTTTTTACAAGCCTTTAATGAACTGTGGGAGAATGACACTGCCGTTCAAGATGTAAAAGATAAGGTTCTTGAGCAAATGCGTATCCTTTATAAAGAGAATAATCCTGAGTTTATTTACTTTGTTACTCTTTACAATATATTCAATAACTACCTTGACGAACTAACCGAAGACAATATTGTTAAAAGTCGTACAGGCTTTAAAGAGACCCTAGTCTGGAATAAGCTGTATAAATTTCAGAAAGACGGTGTTATGGGAGCCATCGATAAAATTGAAAAGTACAACGGATGTATTATAGCCGATAGTGTTGGACTTGGTAAGACATTTACTGCTCTAGCTGTAATAAAATACTATGAACTAAGAAATGACAGGGTTCTAGTTATCGCACCCAAGAAGCTTCGTGAAAACTGGACTGTATATACCATGAACGATAAACGGAATATCTTTTCTGGTGATAGGTTCAATTATGATGTTCTAAATCATACTGACCTTAGCAGGATAAGTGGCTACTCAGGAGAGATTAACATTGCTACCCTTAATTGGTCTAACTATGACCTTGTTGTAATCGATGAAAGCCATAACTTTAGGAACAATCCACCAGTCAAAGGCCGTATCACTCGTTATGAGCGGTTTATGAATGACATAATTAAGGCTGGCGTTAAGACAAAGGTTTTAATGCTATCTGCAACCCCTGTAAACAATAAGATGAACGATATTAAGAACCAGATAGCCTTTATCACAGAGGGCAGAAATGACGCCTTTGCCAGTGTTGGTTTAGATAACCTTGAACTTATACTTAGGAAGGCTCAAGCTGTATTTAATAGGTGGTCTGAACTTCCTGACCCTGAAAGAACAACAGAAACCTTTGTCAATATGATGGACTTAGACTACTTTAAGCTTTTGGATACAGTAACTATTGCCCGTTCAAGAAAGCATATAGAGAAGTATTACAACTTAGAAGAAATAGGCAAGTTCCCCACCAGACTAACCCCTGAGAACAGGTATCCTATCATTGATACTAAAGGTGAATTTCCACCTATAGAGGAAATCAATAGACTTATTAAAAAGCTTACTCTGTGTGTCTATTCACCCTTGGGCTATGTTCTTCCCGAGAAGAGAGCTGCTTATGAGAGAAAGTATGATATGACAGTTGGCACGAACAATAGTGTCTTTAGACAGACTGATAGGGAGCAAAGCTTAGTTGGTCTAATGCGTGTTGGAATATTGAAAAGAATGGAAAGCTCAATCAATTCCTTTGCTTTAACTGTTGAGAATATTCTTTATAAGATAGACAAAACCCTTGAGGCCATAGAGCAAAGTCGGCTGGATTATGATGCTGAGATGGATATTAGTGATATAGATATAGATGACCCTGAATATGACAACCTGATGTTTGGTAACAATGTCAAGGTTTTATTACAGGATATGGACCTTATAAAGTGGCAACAAGACCTTTTAGCAGACAAGTACAAGCTGGAAACTATTCTTTTGGAAGCTATGAATGTAACACCCGATCGAGACGCAAAGTTGGTAGAGCTTAAGAACATAATAAAAAATAAGATTAACAGCCCTATAAACCCAGATAATAAGAAGGTTATAGTATTTACAGCCTTTGCAGATACAGCTAAGTACTTATATAAGCATTTATCTGAGGAATTTGCCACCGAGGGTATTTACTCTGCTATCGTAACAGGAAGTGGAGATAACCATTCAACCTTGCCGATACCAAAAGAACTAAGAAGGACGATCAAGATGACTGATATAAATACTGTTCTGACCCTGTTTTCCCCTATTTCTAAGGAGTGTTCTAAGGTATATCCAGAGGTTAATGAACATATTGATATTCTTATTGCAACGGACTGTATATCTGAAGGCCAGAACCTACAAGACTGCGATTATCTTGTAAATTATGATATACACTGGAATCCAGTAAGGATTATCCAAAGGTTTGGTCGTATTGACCGTATAGGGTCACAAAACAATTATATTAAGCTGGTAAACTTTTGGCCAACCAAGGACTTAGACGAGTATATAAACCTTCAACAGCGTGTGAAAGGCAGAATGGTTTTATTAGATGTATCAGCCACAGGCGAGGAAAATGTTATAGAAAACAATCCAAGCAAAGAAATGAAAGACCTTGAATACCGTAAGAAGCAGCTTAAAAAGCTACAGAACGAGGTTGTAGACCTAGAAGATATATCAGGGGCTATATCCATTACAGACCTGACCTTTAACGACTTTAAGATTGAACTAATGGAATATATGAAAACCAAGAGAAAAACCTTAGATGAAGCACCAAATGGAATGTATGCTGTTGCTAAAATTGACGAAAGCATTAGCGATGTTGTTAAGCCGGGAGTTATATTTACGCTAAGACAAGTTATGGGTAAGGACCAAACTAAAGAGCAGAATCCTTTATTTCCTTACTATATGGTCTATATCACAGATGATGGGGAGGTTCAGCTATCCTTCCTTCATGCCAAGAAGATATTAGACTACTATAAAAAGCTATGCTCAGGTAAAGACCAAGTGTTAAAAGAGCTGGTAGAGGAATTTAACAAGGAAACCAATGATGGTCGAAATATGAAGCATTATTCAGACTTATTGGAGGCTTCCATTGAAAACCTAATAGGTAAGAAGCAGGATATTGGAGTAGCCAGTCTTTTCTCTAAAGGTGGTACTACAATGCAGAGAAGCCTATTTGATGGTATTGAGGACTTTGAGCTAATTACTTTCTTAGTCTTGAAAGCTTAA
- a CDS encoding DEAD/DEAH box helicase family protein codes for MKLKFDKNLEYQQQAIASVVDLFRGQTPMQTNFTVAPYSGQIGMYDSTNGIGNRLELDEEEILKNLQEIQLRNGLAQTKSLKAGKYDFDIDMETGTGKTYVYLRTILELHKNYGFSKFIVVVPSIAIKEGVYKSLQITKDHFNDLYDNTIYNYFVYDSGKLEQVRSFAVSDNIEIMVINIDAFRRSFTDPTKENKANIIHRPNDRLNGMKPIELIQETRPFVIIDEPQSVDTTPKSKEAIKSLNPLCTLRYSATHVQKHNLVYKLDAVDSYNLELVKQIEVAGFETKDYHNEAYLKLLSVNNKKSPITAKIELDVKDKKGVVKRKPVVVRQGDDLYDKSKGRDVYEGYIVNEIYCEEGNEYVDFTSKADILRIGKPLGDVDDLAIKEQQIRKTIEEHLNKELVLNKQGIKVLSLFFIDRVANYRYYDEDGNPQKGIYAELFEKHYADLIKKPKYNTLFKDIDLDTAAEDVHNGYFSADRKGVLKDTSGKTLADEDAYNLIMKDKERLLSFDTKLRFIFSHSALREGWDNPNVFQICTLNETKSEVKKRQEIGRGLRLAVNQEGERQHGFSINTLTVMANESYEDFAEALQKEYETETGIKFGIVESHLFANIPVKQDDGSEKYLGQKASEAIYKQFLDNGYIDEAGKVQDELKIAIKNNDIKISEEFEPIKAEITALARKVCSTLNIKNNSDKKTIKLNKQVYLDPEFKDLWDRIKYRTTYSVDFDSEKLIDECCKEMQTSLSVSSAKLIYTKAGLDISAGGVVAEESDRYAVGLNNLQGNIPDIIAYLQNETNLTRKTIVEILLRSKTIDLFKKNPQRYMEQVVQIISAKMRHMIVDGIKYTKIGDDEYYAQELFETEELTGYLSKNMIESKKSVYEYVVYDSANEESFATSFENNKNIKLYAKLPNWFTIATPLGTYNPDWVVLIEIDGKDKLYFVLETKADIMFDALRPLESAKIKCGRKHFEALGNEVAFDDIDSFEEFIEEQVVL; via the coding sequence ATGAAACTGAAATTTGATAAGAATCTTGAATATCAACAGCAGGCCATAGCTTCCGTTGTTGATTTGTTTAGAGGTCAAACCCCAATGCAGACAAACTTTACCGTAGCACCCTATAGTGGACAAATAGGCATGTATGATAGTACCAATGGTATTGGTAACAGGCTTGAGCTTGACGAAGAAGAAATACTTAAGAACCTACAAGAAATTCAGCTAAGGAATGGTCTAGCACAAACAAAGAGCCTAAAAGCTGGAAAGTATGACTTTGATATAGATATGGAAACAGGTACAGGAAAGACCTATGTATATCTACGTACAATACTGGAACTACATAAAAATTATGGATTTTCCAAGTTTATTGTTGTTGTTCCCAGCATTGCTATTAAAGAAGGTGTTTACAAGTCTTTACAGATTACAAAAGATCATTTCAATGATTTGTATGACAATACAATATATAACTACTTTGTCTATGACAGTGGTAAGTTAGAACAGGTTAGAAGCTTTGCAGTAAGCGATAATATAGAGATTATGGTTATCAATATAGACGCCTTTAGAAGGAGTTTTACTGACCCAACTAAGGAAAACAAGGCTAATATCATTCATAGACCTAATGATAGATTAAACGGTATGAAGCCTATTGAATTGATACAGGAAACTCGCCCCTTTGTCATTATAGACGAGCCACAATCGGTAGACACTACTCCCAAGTCTAAGGAAGCTATTAAGTCACTAAACCCCTTATGTACTTTAAGGTATTCTGCTACACATGTGCAAAAACATAATCTTGTCTATAAGCTGGACGCGGTAGATAGCTATAATTTAGAGCTGGTAAAGCAAATTGAAGTTGCGGGTTTTGAAACTAAGGACTACCACAATGAGGCATACTTGAAGCTTTTATCCGTAAACAATAAGAAGTCTCCTATAACAGCAAAAATAGAGCTGGATGTTAAAGATAAGAAAGGTGTAGTTAAGCGTAAGCCAGTGGTAGTAAGACAAGGAGATGACCTTTATGATAAGTCTAAAGGTCGTGATGTCTACGAAGGATATATTGTCAATGAGATTTATTGTGAAGAAGGAAATGAATATGTTGATTTTACAAGTAAAGCAGATATTTTACGTATAGGAAAGCCTCTTGGTGATGTAGATGATTTGGCTATAAAGGAGCAACAGATAAGGAAAACCATAGAGGAACACTTAAATAAGGAACTGGTATTAAATAAGCAAGGGATTAAGGTGCTAAGTCTTTTCTTTATAGACCGTGTTGCCAACTATCGCTATTATGATGAGGATGGTAACCCTCAAAAAGGTATTTATGCTGAACTCTTTGAGAAACATTATGCTGACCTTATTAAAAAGCCTAAGTACAATACCCTATTTAAGGATATTGACTTGGATACTGCTGCCGAAGATGTCCATAATGGTTATTTTTCAGCTGATAGAAAAGGTGTTTTAAAGGATACCAGTGGGAAAACACTAGCTGACGAGGATGCCTACAACTTGATTATGAAGGACAAGGAACGCTTACTATCCTTTGATACTAAGCTAAGATTTATATTTTCCCACTCTGCACTTCGTGAGGGTTGGGACAATCCAAATGTATTTCAGATATGTACTCTTAATGAAACTAAAAGTGAGGTTAAAAAGCGTCAAGAGATTGGGCGTGGGCTACGCCTTGCCGTGAATCAAGAGGGCGAGCGTCAACATGGATTTTCAATAAATACCCTAACAGTGATGGCTAACGAAAGCTACGAGGACTTTGCTGAGGCCCTACAAAAAGAATACGAAACTGAAACAGGTATCAAGTTTGGTATAGTGGAAAGTCATTTATTCGCCAACATCCCTGTAAAGCAGGATGATGGAAGTGAGAAATACTTAGGACAAAAGGCTTCAGAAGCTATCTATAAACAGTTCTTAGACAATGGATATATTGATGAGGCAGGAAAGGTACAAGATGAGCTGAAGATTGCCATAAAGAATAATGACATAAAGATATCTGAAGAATTTGAACCTATAAAAGCAGAGATTACAGCTCTTGCAAGAAAAGTTTGTAGTACTCTTAATATTAAGAATAATAGCGATAAGAAGACCATCAAGCTGAATAAACAGGTTTACCTTGACCCTGAGTTTAAGGATTTATGGGATAGGATTAAGTACAGGACCACCTATTCTGTAGACTTTGACAGCGAAAAGCTAATAGACGAATGTTGCAAAGAAATGCAGACCAGCTTATCTGTAAGCTCTGCAAAGCTTATATATACCAAAGCTGGGCTTGATATAAGTGCTGGTGGTGTAGTAGCTGAGGAATCAGATAGATATGCAGTAGGATTGAACAACTTACAGGGAAATATACCGGATATTATTGCCTATTTGCAGAATGAAACTAATCTAACAAGGAAAACTATTGTGGAGATACTATTAAGAAGCAAGACTATTGACTTGTTCAAGAAAAATCCTCAAAGGTATATGGAGCAGGTAGTCCAGATAATATCAGCTAAAATGAGGCATATGATAGTTGATGGTATTAAATACACCAAGATAGGTGACGACGAGTATTATGCTCAAGAACTCTTTGAAACAGAGGAGCTTACAGGCTACTTATCTAAGAATATGATAGAAAGCAAGAAGTCTGTATATGAGTATGTGGTCTATGATAGTGCTAACGAAGAAAGCTTTGCTACCAGCTTTGAGAACA